The following are encoded together in the Solenopsis invicta isolate M01_SB chromosome 14, UNIL_Sinv_3.0, whole genome shotgun sequence genome:
- the LOC105206010 gene encoding fibroblast growth factor receptor 3 isoform X2 yields MITSVIKETNINKAECTEDSALYTTQNKSPFSILIPQNDLLNGIPKIQIRPNCTYKIQVYANPRAKPTGKLPEVVYKVPKCIGRKCNCADATSILPIPKVKAIRAKERVIINWNVTSNNSQIHSYVISIGIPLLISQAGHSVYNITKISNVISTTNTFNWDMRIGDQYIKVKSGYKILVAAMDHRDCLGNQGGFTITDTNKTKILDGSTMWILFTGVAICVILAFICIMSIYNKNGYQLVLPVKRRRTASDLSACKLTQWPYLDFQRRNVDMYIEQKPEDIHCKIQKDEFEVPYQYINRIYELGKGQFGKVYLGTLNNNKNTFVAVKMSQCSDACNESEVRRQLLEEIMIMKAAGSHKHLVSLIGCCTSPNNPICILLEYMEMGDLLAYLHSRRKIQADDTSLCSFEKAASRYANIFEKNKSDNENVYDVIERQQFMKFALDIVKGMEHLEAKNIIHRDLAARNVLLTSNLTLKISDFGLSRNGEYVINNISGKIRQLPIRWMSPEAICDRVFSSKSDVWSFGVVLWEIGTLGSFPYANIQDNELLHYLTQDKCHLPRPHTISHDIYKIMCSCWNTVPRNRPSFAQLVLDLQILNKPLCSMHEASNPCYALLSH; encoded by the exons ATGATTACAAGTGTCATAAAAGAAACCAATATAAATAAGGCGGAATGTACGGAAGACTCTGCACTATATACTACGCAAAATAAGAGTCCATTTAGCATACTAATACCGCAAAATGATCTACTAAACGGTATACCAAAGATACAAATACGTCCAAATTGTACGTACAAGATACAAGTTTACGCCAATCCGAGGGCTAAACCCACAGGAAAATTACCAgag GTCGTCTATAAAGTTCCAAAATGCATAGGACGTAAATGCAACTGCGCGGATGCAACATCTATCTTACCTATTCCAAAAGTAAAAGCAATTCGAGCAAAAGAACGTGTTATTATCAACTGGAATGTTACATCAaacaattctcaaattcattcttATGTAATTAG tatTGGCATACCATTGTTGATATCGCAAGCGGGGCATTCTGTGTATAATATCACAAAGATAAGCAACGTAATCTCTACAACAAATACCTTTAATTGGGATATGAGAATTGGCGATCAGTACATAAAAGTCAAAAGTGGATATAAAATATTGGTAGCAGCAATGGATCATCGAGATTGCTTAGGAAATCAAGGTGGCTTCACTATTACTGATACaaacaaaactaaaatattggaTGGGAGCACCAtg TGGATATTATTTACCGGCGTTGCTATTTGTGTCATATTAGCTTTTATCTGCATAATGtcaatatataacaaaaatggATATCAGCTTGTATTGCCAGTTAAAcg GAGACGAACAGCATCTGACCTTTCTGCCTGCAAATTAACTCAATGGCCATATCTAGATTTCCAGAGACGCAATGTCGATATGTACATTGAACAAAAGCCTGAG GATATACATTGCAAGATACAAAAGGACGAATTTGAAGTGCCATATCAATATATAAATCGTATATATGAATTAGGAAAAGGACAGTTCGGTAAAGTGTATTTAGGTACTTTGAACAATAATAAGAACACGTTTGTAGCTGTTAAAATGTCCCAATGTTCCGATGCGTGCAACGAATCTGAAGTTAGGCGACAATTATTGGAAGAAATTATGATAATGAAAGCGGCTGGTTCACATAAGCATTTAGTAAGCCTCATAGGTTGCTGTACCTCACCGAACAATCCTATATGTATACTTTTGGAATACATGGAGATGGGAGATTTGCTTGCCTATCTACATAGTAGGAGAAAAATTCAAGCGGATGATACATCTTTGTGTAGTTTTGAAAAAGCTGCATCCAGATAcgcaaatatttttgagaaaaataaaagcgACAATGAAAATGTATACGACGTAATCGAGAGACAACAATTTATGAAGTTTGCACTCGATATCGTAAAAGGAATGGAACATTTGGAAGCTAAAAACATCATACATAGAGATTTGGCAGCAAGAAATGTTCTCCTCACGTCAAATCTAACGCTAAAG ATTTCTGACTTTGGCCTGTCACGAAATGGGGAGTAcgtgataaataatatatctggTAAAATTCGTCAACTCCCGATACGTTGGATGTCACCGGAAGCTATATGCGATCGTGTTTTCTCTTCTAAAAGCGACGTCTGGTCATTTGGTGTTGTGCTTTGGGAAATTGGAACTTTAGGTTCTTTTCCGTATGCCAATATACAGGACAACGAATTACTGCATTATTTAACTCAAGACAAATGTCACTTGCCGCGTCCTCATACGATTTCTCAcgacatatataaaattatgtgttcCTGTTGGAACACAGTTCCACGAAATAGACCGAGTTTTGCACAACTTGTTTTAGATTTGCAAATACTAAATAAACCTTTATGTTCTATGCACGAAGCAAGTAATCCTTGTTACGCACTGCTATCACACTAA
- the LOC105206032 gene encoding protein Dr1, with protein sequence MASAAMSPTDDDELTLPRASINKIIKEILPHVRVANESRELILNCCTEFIHLLSSEANEICNQQQKKTINAEHVLQALDKLGFGDYNAEAEAVLRDCKAVAAKRRRQSTRLENLGIPEEELLRQQQELFAKAREEQAVAEQQQWQQLQAVTQMASMQQGDSEQEDYS encoded by the coding sequence ATGGCCTCGGCTGCGATGTCACCGACCGACGATGACGAGCTCACTCTTCCTCGTGCgtcaattaacaaaataatcaaGGAGATTCTGCCTCACGTGCGAGTGGCAAATGAATCCAGAGAGCTCATCTTGAACTGCTGTACAGAATTCATTCACTTGCTATCTTCTGAGGCAAACGAGATTTGCAATCAGCAAcagaaaaaaactataaatgcGGAACACGTTCTGCAGGCGCTCGATAAATTGGGCTTCGGTGATTACAATGCGGAGGCTGAAGCCGTGTTACGGGACTGCAAGGCTGTAGCAGCTAAAAGAAGACGTCAGAGTACCAGATTGGAGAATCTGGGCATTCCGGAGGAGGAATTATTGCGACAGCAACAAGAGTTATTCGCTAAAGCAAGAGAGGAGCAAGCGGTCGCAGAGCAGCAGCAGTGGCAACAATTGCAAGCTGTTACGCAAATGGCATCCATGCAGCAGGGTGATAGCGAACAGGAGGATTATTCATAA
- the LOC105206010 gene encoding fibroblast growth factor receptor 3 isoform X1, translating to MFIRCKWILIYNIVIVSLLYFNTICATGVRDLTKFAGVVENITVYVLEDTSYFQNDNVLKSLKLNVSWIPPREGKQPSSYSIMITSVIKETNINKAECTEDSALYTTQNKSPFSILIPQNDLLNGIPKIQIRPNCTYKIQVYANPRAKPTGKLPEVVYKVPKCIGRKCNCADATSILPIPKVKAIRAKERVIINWNVTSNNSQIHSYVISIGIPLLISQAGHSVYNITKISNVISTTNTFNWDMRIGDQYIKVKSGYKILVAAMDHRDCLGNQGGFTITDTNKTKILDGSTMWILFTGVAICVILAFICIMSIYNKNGYQLVLPVKRRRTASDLSACKLTQWPYLDFQRRNVDMYIEQKPEDIHCKIQKDEFEVPYQYINRIYELGKGQFGKVYLGTLNNNKNTFVAVKMSQCSDACNESEVRRQLLEEIMIMKAAGSHKHLVSLIGCCTSPNNPICILLEYMEMGDLLAYLHSRRKIQADDTSLCSFEKAASRYANIFEKNKSDNENVYDVIERQQFMKFALDIVKGMEHLEAKNIIHRDLAARNVLLTSNLTLKISDFGLSRNGEYVINNISGKIRQLPIRWMSPEAICDRVFSSKSDVWSFGVVLWEIGTLGSFPYANIQDNELLHYLTQDKCHLPRPHTISHDIYKIMCSCWNTVPRNRPSFAQLVLDLQILNKPLCSMHEASNPCYALLSH from the exons atgtttataCGGTGTAAATGGATTTTGATATACAATATAGTTATTGTGtcgcttttatattttaatacaatatgtgCAACTGGCGTAAGAGATCTAACGAAATTTGCTGGCGTGGTGGAAAATATTACAGTGTATGTTTTGGAAGATACAAGTTATTTCCAAAATGACAATGTATTGAAATCATTAAAACTGAATGTGTCTTGGATACCACCGAGGGAAGGAAAACAACCTTCTTCGTACAG CATTATGATTACAAGTGTCATAAAAGAAACCAATATAAATAAGGCGGAATGTACGGAAGACTCTGCACTATATACTACGCAAAATAAGAGTCCATTTAGCATACTAATACCGCAAAATGATCTACTAAACGGTATACCAAAGATACAAATACGTCCAAATTGTACGTACAAGATACAAGTTTACGCCAATCCGAGGGCTAAACCCACAGGAAAATTACCAgag GTCGTCTATAAAGTTCCAAAATGCATAGGACGTAAATGCAACTGCGCGGATGCAACATCTATCTTACCTATTCCAAAAGTAAAAGCAATTCGAGCAAAAGAACGTGTTATTATCAACTGGAATGTTACATCAaacaattctcaaattcattcttATGTAATTAG tatTGGCATACCATTGTTGATATCGCAAGCGGGGCATTCTGTGTATAATATCACAAAGATAAGCAACGTAATCTCTACAACAAATACCTTTAATTGGGATATGAGAATTGGCGATCAGTACATAAAAGTCAAAAGTGGATATAAAATATTGGTAGCAGCAATGGATCATCGAGATTGCTTAGGAAATCAAGGTGGCTTCACTATTACTGATACaaacaaaactaaaatattggaTGGGAGCACCAtg TGGATATTATTTACCGGCGTTGCTATTTGTGTCATATTAGCTTTTATCTGCATAATGtcaatatataacaaaaatggATATCAGCTTGTATTGCCAGTTAAAcg GAGACGAACAGCATCTGACCTTTCTGCCTGCAAATTAACTCAATGGCCATATCTAGATTTCCAGAGACGCAATGTCGATATGTACATTGAACAAAAGCCTGAG GATATACATTGCAAGATACAAAAGGACGAATTTGAAGTGCCATATCAATATATAAATCGTATATATGAATTAGGAAAAGGACAGTTCGGTAAAGTGTATTTAGGTACTTTGAACAATAATAAGAACACGTTTGTAGCTGTTAAAATGTCCCAATGTTCCGATGCGTGCAACGAATCTGAAGTTAGGCGACAATTATTGGAAGAAATTATGATAATGAAAGCGGCTGGTTCACATAAGCATTTAGTAAGCCTCATAGGTTGCTGTACCTCACCGAACAATCCTATATGTATACTTTTGGAATACATGGAGATGGGAGATTTGCTTGCCTATCTACATAGTAGGAGAAAAATTCAAGCGGATGATACATCTTTGTGTAGTTTTGAAAAAGCTGCATCCAGATAcgcaaatatttttgagaaaaataaaagcgACAATGAAAATGTATACGACGTAATCGAGAGACAACAATTTATGAAGTTTGCACTCGATATCGTAAAAGGAATGGAACATTTGGAAGCTAAAAACATCATACATAGAGATTTGGCAGCAAGAAATGTTCTCCTCACGTCAAATCTAACGCTAAAG ATTTCTGACTTTGGCCTGTCACGAAATGGGGAGTAcgtgataaataatatatctggTAAAATTCGTCAACTCCCGATACGTTGGATGTCACCGGAAGCTATATGCGATCGTGTTTTCTCTTCTAAAAGCGACGTCTGGTCATTTGGTGTTGTGCTTTGGGAAATTGGAACTTTAGGTTCTTTTCCGTATGCCAATATACAGGACAACGAATTACTGCATTATTTAACTCAAGACAAATGTCACTTGCCGCGTCCTCATACGATTTCTCAcgacatatataaaattatgtgttcCTGTTGGAACACAGTTCCACGAAATAGACCGAGTTTTGCACAACTTGTTTTAGATTTGCAAATACTAAATAAACCTTTATGTTCTATGCACGAAGCAAGTAATCCTTGTTACGCACTGCTATCACACTAA